One genomic region from Vanacampus margaritifer isolate UIUO_Vmar chromosome 2, RoL_Vmar_1.0, whole genome shotgun sequence encodes:
- the ptf1a gene encoding pancreas transcription factor 1 subunit alpha: MDGVLDPFSALDSFSSPPYFNDDDFFTDQSSRDGNLDADDFLDDDVDFFTSQFQDYYSKDGGSRAGHGPDGEYDIGNLSFSSSSSTFSYSCADSIPDLSPHGGAMLKRRRRMRSDMEMQQLRQAANIRERRRMQSINDAFEGLRSHIPTLPYEKRLSKVDTLRLAIGYINFLAELVQSDLPIRNSSSDAHVQPKKVIICHRGTRSPSPSDPDFGLPPLAGHSLSWSDEKQLRDQNIIRTAKVWTPEDPRKLHNKSVLADIENEPPFGLVA, encoded by the exons atggacGGCGTGTTGGACCCCTTCTCAGCACTTGACTCTTTCTCCTCCCCTCCTTATTTCAACGATGACGACTTTTTCACCGACCAGTCCTCGAGGGACGGAAACTTGGACGCAGACGACTTCTTGGACGATGACGTCGACTTCTTCACGAGTCAGTTTCAAGACTATTACAGCAAGGATGGCGGCAGCAGAGCCGGCCACGGCCCGGATGGCGAGTACGACATCGGCAACCTTTCCttctcctcgtcctcgtccaccTTCTCCTACAGCTGCGCCGACAGCATCCCGGACCTGTCCCCTCACGGGGGGGCCATGCTGAAAAGGCGGCGAAGGATGAGGTCCGACATGGAGATGCAGCAGCTGCGGCAGGCGGCCAACATCAGGGAGAGGCGGAGGATGCAGTCGATTAATGACGCGTTCGAGGGGCTGCGCTCACACATCCCCACTTTGCCTTACGAGAAGAGACTCTCCAAAGTGGACACTCTGCGCTTGGCCATCGGCTACATCAACTTCTTAGCCGAGCTGGTGCAGTCCGACCTGCCCATCCGGAACTCCAGCAGCGACGCGCATGTGCAGCCAAAGAAGGTCATTATCTGCCACAGGGGAACAA GGTCTCCCTCCCCGAGTGACCCCGACTTTGGTCTCCCCCCTCTGGCCGGTCACTCCTTATCCTGGTCGGATGAGAAGCAACTTCGGGACCAGAACATCATCCGCACAGCCAAGGTGTGGACCCCGGAGGACCCCAGAAAACTGCACAACAAATCAGTCCTCGCAGATATCGAGAACGAACCTCCTTTCGGCCTGGTGGCCTAA